The following proteins are encoded in a genomic region of Natrinema sp. DC36:
- a CDS encoding sugar phosphate nucleotidyltransferase, with translation MDRPIVACVLAGGIGSRLYPASRSDRPKQFLALGGERSLLSRTMDRTAFADERYVLTRDSFADDIHEHAPEAGVLVEPDGKDTGPALVYAAWRLRERFDREPVLLCLPSDHHVDDDAAFAARLERAAEIAAETDGLVTLGVEPTRPATGYGYIVPERSEFGERGDFGVVDRFTEKPDRDDATGLLESGAYWNAGIFAWTPGALLREARNSPLEPLVDALEDGDPERGFDAVDPVSVDYAIMERATDAFVTPLSVEWDDLGTWDAVGRALETSTDDDAGTDTVAGDVLSIDAADNVVAAPDSHVSLLEVDELIVAAFDDRILVAPRGASQRVRAVVDRLRKRDAF, from the coding sequence ATGGATCGGCCAATCGTCGCTTGCGTCCTCGCCGGCGGTATCGGTAGTCGGCTCTACCCCGCGAGCCGGAGCGACCGGCCGAAACAGTTCCTCGCGCTCGGCGGCGAGCGCTCGCTGCTCTCGCGGACGATGGATCGGACCGCGTTCGCCGACGAGCGCTACGTCCTGACGCGCGACTCCTTTGCGGACGATATCCACGAGCACGCGCCCGAAGCGGGCGTACTGGTCGAACCCGACGGGAAGGACACCGGCCCGGCGCTGGTCTACGCCGCCTGGCGGCTCCGCGAGCGGTTCGATCGGGAGCCGGTCCTGCTCTGTCTTCCCAGCGACCACCACGTCGACGACGACGCGGCGTTCGCCGCACGGCTCGAGCGCGCAGCCGAAATAGCGGCCGAAACGGACGGACTCGTCACGCTGGGCGTCGAGCCGACGCGGCCGGCGACGGGCTACGGCTACATCGTTCCCGAACGGAGCGAGTTCGGCGAGCGCGGTGACTTCGGCGTCGTCGATCGTTTCACCGAGAAACCCGACCGCGACGATGCGACGGGCCTCCTCGAGTCCGGCGCGTACTGGAACGCCGGGATCTTCGCCTGGACGCCCGGGGCACTGTTGCGGGAGGCGCGTAACTCGCCGCTCGAACCGTTGGTCGACGCGCTCGAGGACGGCGATCCGGAGCGGGGCTTCGACGCGGTCGATCCGGTTAGCGTGGATTACGCGATCATGGAACGCGCGACTGACGCGTTCGTGACGCCGCTCTCGGTCGAGTGGGACGACCTCGGGACGTGGGACGCCGTCGGCCGAGCGCTCGAGACGAGCACTGACGACGACGCGGGGACCGATACCGTCGCGGGAGACGTCCTCTCGATCGATGCGGCGGACAACGTCGTCGCCGCGCCCGACTCGCACGTCTCACTGCTCGAGGTCGATGAGTTGATCGTCGCCGCGTTCGACGATCGGATCCTCGTCGCGCCGCGGGGAGCGTCCCAGCGGGTCCGTGCTGTGGTCGATCGGCTTCGGAAACGTGACGCGTTCTGA
- a CDS encoding CbaC protein: MRISKGALLVVIAVLVPVIVELRTALSWFGIELSILESLGLGAVLILGLVLWAAWPPNGDAETDPSSSN, from the coding sequence ATGCGCATCTCGAAGGGCGCGCTGTTGGTCGTCATCGCCGTCCTCGTGCCGGTCATCGTCGAGCTCCGAACGGCCCTCTCGTGGTTCGGCATCGAACTGTCCATCCTCGAGTCGCTCGGGCTGGGCGCAGTGCTCATCCTCGGGCTGGTGCTCTGGGCGGCGTGGCCGCCGAACGGTGACGCCGAGACCGACCCCTCGAGCTCGAACTGA
- the trpC gene encoding indole-3-glycerol phosphate synthase, with protein MNSDTELAPAVQSILEAARERAGGGGVVDVDARSLPDALADAEADGRIPVIAEVKPTSPTAEGTRADDPVELAEAMVEGGAAAISVLTEPTHFGGSSEALTRIRAAVDVPVLRKDFVLDEDGIDVVAADLLLLIVRFVDDLEGLVAAARERGFQPLVEVHDRAELETALEAGAEIIGVNNRDLANLEVDLETFESVAPEVPNDVTLIAESGVSSPADVRRMRAAGADALLVGSAIMDHGAGDSDVTENTRRLTRAESAEATASTDSRTETDQT; from the coding sequence ATGAACTCCGATACGGAGCTCGCTCCCGCGGTGCAGTCGATACTCGAGGCCGCCCGGGAGCGCGCTGGCGGCGGCGGAGTCGTCGACGTGGACGCACGCTCGTTGCCCGATGCGCTGGCCGACGCCGAGGCCGACGGGCGAATCCCGGTAATCGCGGAGGTGAAACCGACGAGTCCGACGGCTGAGGGAACTCGAGCCGACGATCCCGTCGAACTGGCCGAAGCGATGGTCGAGGGCGGCGCGGCGGCGATCTCCGTCCTGACGGAACCGACTCACTTCGGCGGCTCGTCCGAAGCGCTGACCCGCATTCGAGCGGCCGTCGACGTCCCCGTCCTGCGCAAGGACTTCGTCCTCGACGAGGACGGAATCGACGTCGTCGCAGCGGATCTCTTGTTGTTGATCGTCAGATTCGTGGACGATCTCGAGGGGCTCGTCGCCGCCGCCCGCGAGCGCGGCTTTCAACCACTCGTTGAGGTCCACGACCGCGCGGAACTCGAGACCGCACTCGAGGCGGGGGCGGAGATTATCGGCGTGAACAATCGCGATCTCGCGAACCTCGAGGTCGACCTCGAAACCTTCGAGTCGGTCGCGCCCGAGGTTCCGAACGACGTAACCCTGATCGCCGAGAGCGGGGTGTCGTCGCCGGCCGACGTCCGGCGGATGCGCGCGGCCGGTGCCGACGCCCTGCTGGTCGGCAGCGCGATCATGGACCACGGCGCGGGCGACAGCGACGTGACGGAGAACACGCGGCGACTGACACGGGCGGAATCAGCGGAGGCGACGGCGTCAACGGACTCGAGGACGGAGACGGACCAGACATGA
- a CDS encoding VOC family protein: protein MLSDTPGLHHVTGIVGDAQTAIDFYSGVLGLRLVTQTVNFEDILQHHLYFGDANGMPGTVLTHFPDPHGDPGRPGTPQIESVSFGIPADSLEYWKTRLEDRDIAVEGPLDRFDDRVLRFEDPAGTRLELVAGPQLSSDVEPWTAGPVPVEHAIRGLHGVATLSVNPYATAGTLETLGFEHDAEAGDRIRYRASGSRATVVDVLDRDAPFGREGQGTLHHVAVRVESEADLHEWRELFDDRGYDVSRVKDRHVFHSLYVREPGGILFELATETDGVAASEGSEEPGESLYLPEWFEADRDLIESQLPELTVPTDRAPTGRGENR from the coding sequence ATGCTGTCCGACACGCCGGGACTCCACCACGTGACCGGGATCGTCGGGGACGCCCAGACGGCGATCGACTTCTACAGCGGCGTGCTCGGCCTCCGGCTCGTCACGCAGACCGTGAACTTCGAGGACATCCTCCAGCACCACCTCTACTTCGGCGACGCGAACGGGATGCCGGGAACGGTGCTGACGCACTTCCCGGATCCCCACGGCGATCCCGGTCGGCCCGGGACCCCCCAGATCGAATCGGTCTCGTTCGGGATCCCGGCCGACTCTCTCGAGTACTGGAAAACGAGACTCGAGGACCGCGACATCGCGGTGGAGGGGCCGCTCGACCGATTCGACGACCGGGTCCTGCGATTCGAAGACCCCGCGGGAACGCGACTCGAACTCGTGGCCGGGCCGCAGCTATCGAGCGATGTCGAGCCCTGGACTGCGGGGCCGGTACCGGTCGAACACGCGATCCGCGGCCTCCACGGCGTCGCGACGCTGTCGGTCAACCCGTACGCGACCGCGGGCACGCTCGAGACGCTGGGGTTCGAGCACGACGCGGAAGCCGGCGATCGGATTCGGTATCGAGCCTCCGGATCGCGAGCCACCGTCGTGGACGTGCTCGACCGGGACGCGCCCTTCGGCCGCGAAGGGCAGGGGACGCTCCACCACGTCGCGGTCCGCGTCGAGTCCGAAGCCGACCTCCACGAGTGGCGGGAGCTCTTCGACGACCGCGGCTACGACGTTTCTCGCGTCAAGGATCGCCACGTCTTCCACTCGCTGTACGTCCGCGAACCGGGCGGGATCCTCTTCGAACTGGCGACCGAGACGGACGGCGTCGCGGCGAGCGAAGGCAGTGAAGAACCCGGGGAATCGCTGTACTTGCCCGAGTGGTTCGAGGCGGACCGCGACCTGATCGAGAGCCAACTGCCGGAACTGACGGTTCCGACGGACCGAGCGCCGACCGGACGGGGTGAGAACCGATGA
- a CDS encoding ribbon-helix-helix protein, CopG family — protein MGNKNKTISFRVNEDAFEALQAIAEERDISLSAVFRDYVDQLVEHDGQVEVVPETELQARTAAAGDEEDVSFPPTVEVPKRFIREHERLELEAEHLREQLDEYKGYVNDLQDRLEDEEEEVLLLDELDDEDEDEPYQLG, from the coding sequence ATGGGGAACAAGAACAAGACCATCTCGTTTCGGGTCAACGAGGACGCGTTCGAGGCGCTCCAGGCGATCGCCGAGGAGCGCGATATCTCGCTGTCCGCCGTCTTCCGGGATTACGTCGACCAGCTCGTCGAACACGACGGTCAGGTCGAGGTCGTTCCCGAAACCGAGCTACAGGCTCGGACCGCCGCAGCGGGCGACGAGGAGGACGTCTCGTTCCCGCCGACCGTCGAAGTCCCGAAGCGCTTCATCCGCGAACACGAGCGACTGGAACTCGAGGCCGAGCACCTCCGGGAGCAACTCGACGAGTACAAGGGGTACGTCAACGACCTGCAGGACCGCCTCGAGGACGAGGAAGAGGAAGTGCTGCTACTCGACGAGTTAGACGACGAGGATGAAGACGAACCCTACCAACTCGGGTAG
- a CDS encoding DNA-binding protein — protein sequence MSQSELTREVARRVFASEFNDSTYTFKESDDERAPNYALLPTGDRANRVFVVGTLTETEDVGDESEYWRGRVVDPTGTFFVYAGQYQPEAASVLRDTEPPAYVSIVGKPRTYETDDGTVNVSLRPESISIVDDATRDRWVVEAAELTLDRIEAFEEWEAEQEAPESGSTAPTNEYAEMARERYDSPVVNYRNDVIQALESLETVDEADADDPEATV from the coding sequence ATGAGCCAGTCAGAACTCACCCGCGAAGTCGCCCGCCGCGTCTTCGCCTCCGAATTCAACGACTCGACGTACACCTTCAAAGAGAGCGACGACGAGCGCGCGCCCAACTACGCGCTGCTCCCGACGGGCGACCGCGCGAACCGCGTGTTCGTCGTCGGCACCCTCACCGAGACCGAGGACGTCGGCGACGAGAGCGAGTACTGGCGCGGCCGGGTCGTCGATCCGACCGGGACGTTCTTCGTCTACGCCGGGCAGTACCAGCCCGAGGCCGCCTCGGTCCTCCGGGACACGGAGCCGCCGGCCTACGTCTCCATCGTCGGCAAACCCCGCACCTACGAGACCGACGACGGCACCGTCAACGTCTCCCTGCGGCCCGAGTCCATCTCGATCGTCGACGACGCGACCCGCGACCGCTGGGTCGTCGAAGCCGCCGAACTCACGCTCGATCGCATCGAGGCGTTCGAGGAGTGGGAGGCCGAGCAGGAAGCGCCGGAAAGCGGCTCGACCGCACCGACGAACGAGTACGCCGAGATGGCCCGCGAGCGATACGACTCTCCCGTCGTCAACTACCGTAACGACGTGATCCAGGCGCTCGAGAGCCTCGAGACCGTCGATGAAGCGGACGCTGACGACCCGGAAGCGACGGTCTAA
- a CDS encoding dienelactone hydrolase family protein, whose protein sequence is MTRAESGRPMDAVSGPHAGQPLLTAGAPALAADAALVLCHGRGATAQGVVNLVEPVHRHGVAILAPQAERSRWYPRPSTAPRADNEPWLSSSVECVAAALESARAIDVPPERTVIAGFSQGACVAAAFVRRNPARYGGLAVLSGSLPGTVEEIASSAIDGSLEKTPILVGYGEDDPHMAPERVTETVRLFERADAAVDERCYPETGHEVTDDEFAAIGAMLEEIL, encoded by the coding sequence ATGACGAGGGCGGAGTCGGGCCGGCCGATGGACGCCGTCTCGGGGCCCCACGCCGGCCAGCCGCTGCTCACCGCCGGTGCGCCCGCGCTGGCCGCGGACGCGGCGCTCGTGCTCTGTCACGGCCGCGGCGCGACCGCTCAAGGCGTCGTCAACCTCGTGGAACCGGTCCACCGACACGGCGTCGCAATCCTCGCGCCGCAGGCCGAGCGGAGCCGCTGGTATCCGCGGCCGTCGACGGCCCCCCGAGCCGACAACGAACCGTGGCTCTCCTCGAGCGTCGAGTGCGTGGCGGCCGCACTCGAGAGCGCGCGAGCGATCGACGTGCCGCCCGAGCGGACCGTCATCGCCGGCTTCTCGCAGGGTGCGTGCGTCGCCGCGGCGTTCGTCCGCCGAAACCCGGCCCGCTACGGCGGCCTCGCCGTCCTCTCGGGTTCGCTCCCCGGCACGGTCGAGGAGATCGCTTCGAGCGCCATCGACGGCTCGCTCGAGAAAACGCCGATCCTCGTCGGCTACGGCGAAGACGACCCGCACATGGCTCCAGAGCGCGTTACCGAGACGGTCCGGCTGTTCGAGCGGGCGGACGCCGCGGTCGACGAGCGATGCTATCCCGAGACGGGCCACGAAGTCACCGACGACGAGTTCGCGGCAATCGGTGCGATGCTCGAGGAAATCCTCTAG
- a CDS encoding cytochrome-ba3 oxidase subunit, with product MALETVAPRLAATAGLLAIVPVLIYGVTDSGLAGAVSAVNVVLIIGSLYLAMSPVEGTHADGHGQDHDGDGNGTAG from the coding sequence ATGGCTCTCGAGACAGTTGCGCCCCGACTCGCGGCGACCGCGGGGCTACTCGCTATCGTCCCAGTACTCATCTACGGCGTCACCGACTCGGGACTCGCCGGTGCCGTCAGCGCAGTCAACGTGGTCCTCATCATCGGCTCGCTGTACCTCGCGATGTCGCCGGTCGAGGGAACGCACGCCGACGGCCACGGACAGGACCACGATGGCGACGGAAACGGCACAGCCGGTTGA
- a CDS encoding replication factor A (Replication protein A protects and stabilize the intermediate ssDNA that is generated by the unwinding action of a DNA helicase at the replication fork. In addition, SSBs prevent the formation of secondary structures by single-stranded template DNA.), giving the protein MSDVRQHADDIHEQFSDHLDDVSVEDVEERLTTLVDEYKVPIDEARRSVTNHYLEEAGLEREDISSGDSEKANVEDVDEPEEWIDLTAKVIELWDPRSDSVAQVGLLGDPTGTIKFTKWAKSDLPALEEGGVYELRNVVTDEYQGRYSVKLNSTTVIEELDDDLEVGNDTSEIEGALVDMQSGSGLIKRCPEEDCTRVLQNGRCNEHGEGEGEFDLRIKAVVDDGIDAHEVIFDKDATEDLTGLSLEEAKDMAMDALDTTVVADEIRDDIVGTYYRIEGPTFGRYVLADDVEELDGPVDAEELLIKARSM; this is encoded by the coding sequence ATGAGCGACGTACGACAACACGCGGACGACATACACGAGCAGTTTTCGGACCACCTCGACGACGTGAGCGTCGAGGACGTCGAAGAGCGCCTGACCACGCTCGTCGACGAATACAAAGTCCCGATCGACGAGGCGCGCCGGAGCGTCACCAACCACTACCTCGAGGAGGCCGGCCTCGAGCGCGAGGACATCTCGAGTGGCGACAGCGAGAAAGCCAACGTCGAGGACGTCGACGAACCCGAGGAATGGATCGACCTGACGGCCAAGGTCATCGAACTCTGGGATCCCCGCAGCGACTCGGTCGCGCAGGTCGGCCTGCTCGGCGACCCGACGGGGACGATCAAGTTCACCAAGTGGGCCAAGTCCGACCTCCCCGCGCTTGAGGAGGGCGGCGTCTACGAACTTCGCAACGTCGTCACCGACGAGTACCAGGGCCGGTACTCGGTCAAACTCAACTCGACGACGGTGATCGAGGAGCTCGACGACGACCTCGAGGTCGGCAACGACACCAGCGAAATCGAAGGCGCACTGGTCGACATGCAAAGCGGCAGCGGCCTCATCAAGCGCTGCCCGGAGGAGGACTGCACGCGCGTCCTCCAGAACGGCCGCTGTAACGAACACGGCGAGGGCGAAGGCGAGTTCGACCTCCGCATCAAGGCCGTCGTCGACGACGGCATCGACGCTCACGAGGTCATCTTCGACAAGGACGCCACCGAGGACCTGACGGGGCTGAGCCTCGAGGAGGCAAAGGACATGGCGATGGACGCGCTCGACACGACCGTCGTCGCCGACGAGATCAGGGACGATATCGTCGGCACCTACTACCGCATCGAGGGGCCGACGTTCGGCCGCTACGTCCTGGCCGACGACGTCGAGGAACTCGACGGGCCGGTGGATGCAGAGGAACTGCTGATCAAAGCGAGGTCGATGTGA
- a CDS encoding dihydrodipicolinate synthase family protein has translation MDIRDALRGITCPMVTPFDDGSIDEAALADLLEHLQSGGIDAVFPCGTTGEFPSLTAGEQRRVVEATVERADVPVVAGAAVTSVDDTVAAIDRAADAGADAAAIVAPYFTTANAPAGNRRFFEAVLEDAALPVLLYNIPQCTGQRIEPETVAAVAAHERAIGIKDSSGDLEYFLSVLAKTPDEFLCLQGYDALLVPALRMGADGGINALSNVVPEVIRAAFERAEDDRGRELQRDAISPLFEACTTHGFAPATKTALTERGIIPTDEVRPPLVAVDDAGTEAISGALEAALAVGEQ, from the coding sequence ATGGATATCCGCGACGCACTCCGGGGGATCACCTGTCCGATGGTGACCCCGTTCGACGACGGATCGATCGACGAGGCGGCGCTCGCAGACCTGCTCGAGCACCTGCAGTCGGGCGGCATCGACGCCGTCTTCCCCTGCGGAACGACCGGCGAATTTCCGAGTTTGACGGCCGGCGAGCAGCGTCGCGTCGTCGAGGCGACCGTCGAGCGCGCCGACGTCCCCGTCGTCGCGGGTGCCGCGGTGACGAGCGTCGACGACACGGTCGCGGCCATCGACCGCGCCGCCGACGCGGGAGCCGACGCCGCCGCGATCGTCGCGCCGTACTTCACCACCGCGAACGCCCCCGCGGGCAATCGGCGGTTCTTCGAGGCCGTCCTCGAGGACGCGGCGCTCCCCGTCTTGCTGTACAACATTCCCCAGTGTACCGGTCAACGCATCGAGCCCGAAACCGTCGCCGCCGTCGCGGCCCACGAGCGAGCGATCGGGATCAAGGACTCGAGCGGCGACCTCGAGTATTTCCTGTCGGTGCTCGCGAAGACGCCCGACGAGTTCCTGTGTCTGCAGGGGTACGACGCGCTGTTGGTCCCCGCCCTGCGGATGGGGGCCGACGGCGGGATCAACGCGCTGTCGAACGTCGTCCCCGAAGTCATACGAGCGGCGTTCGAACGAGCCGAGGACGACCGCGGCCGCGAACTCCAGCGCGACGCGATCTCGCCGCTATTCGAGGCGTGTACGACCCACGGTTTCGCCCCGGCGACGAAGACGGCGCTGACCGAACGCGGCATTATCCCCACCGACGAAGTCCGCCCGCCGCTGGTCGCCGTCGACGACGCGGGCACCGAAGCGATCAGTGGCGCGCTCGAGGCCGCGCTCGCGGTCGGCGAGCAGTAG
- a CDS encoding signal peptidase complex subunit 2 produces MSSQTHQQDPGTQQQDPEHVRTIGHDEYDPIGTLVLIGIYFVILVLLWLFMYFVEFLGNGPTVVGALLTVVGLA; encoded by the coding sequence ATGAGCTCTCAAACACACCAACAGGATCCTGGAACGCAGCAACAGGATCCCGAACACGTTCGGACGATCGGTCACGACGAGTACGATCCGATCGGGACGCTGGTCCTGATCGGGATCTACTTCGTGATACTGGTATTGCTGTGGCTGTTCATGTACTTCGTCGAGTTCCTCGGGAACGGCCCGACCGTGGTCGGCGCGCTGCTCACGGTGGTGGGACTGGCGTGA
- a CDS encoding cytochrome c oxidase subunit II: MNIHTYEKVWLVASMVLIVGFIATITYGAIGPGIAMINDEGGDISPDAVGDDERFDEPGVEHVGGNEYEVAVIAQAWSYSPSEIEVPANSEVTFYVTSLDVTHSFSVVGTNVNTMVVPGQVSEMTVRFDEPGEYGILCNEYCGEFHHTMEGKLNVVPEDEFDLTELSVEAPDEVAAGNETTINATVTNGMQTDLETTATLEIGDQTDEREITVSGDGSETVEFPVDTADLGPGEYDWTVTVDGYEETGTLSVTDATAGGDGGSDGGDGDA; encoded by the coding sequence GTGAACATTCATACCTACGAGAAGGTCTGGCTGGTCGCGTCGATGGTGTTGATCGTCGGCTTCATCGCGACGATCACGTACGGCGCGATCGGCCCCGGCATCGCGATGATAAACGACGAGGGCGGTGACATCAGTCCGGACGCTGTCGGCGACGACGAGCGGTTCGACGAGCCCGGCGTCGAACACGTCGGCGGCAACGAGTACGAAGTGGCCGTCATCGCGCAGGCGTGGTCGTATTCACCGAGCGAGATCGAGGTGCCGGCCAACAGCGAGGTCACGTTTTACGTTACGAGCCTAGACGTGACACACAGCTTCTCCGTCGTCGGGACGAACGTCAACACGATGGTCGTCCCCGGGCAGGTCTCGGAGATGACCGTCCGGTTCGACGAACCGGGGGAGTACGGCATTCTCTGTAACGAGTACTGTGGGGAGTTCCACCACACGATGGAGGGCAAACTGAACGTCGTTCCCGAAGACGAGTTCGACCTGACCGAGCTGTCCGTCGAGGCCCCCGACGAGGTCGCGGCGGGTAACGAGACGACGATCAACGCGACCGTGACAAACGGGATGCAGACCGACCTCGAGACGACGGCGACCCTCGAGATCGGCGACCAGACGGATGAGCGCGAAATCACGGTTTCGGGCGACGGTAGCGAGACCGTCGAGTTCCCGGTCGACACCGCCGATCTGGGGCCGGGCGAGTACGACTGGACGGTCACCGTCGACGGCTACGAGGAGACCGGAACGCTCTCGGTCACCGACGCAACCGCCGGCGGTGACGGCGGTTCCGACGGGGGTGACGGCGATGCGTAA
- a CDS encoding b(o/a)3-type cytochrome-c oxidase subunit 1 has protein sequence MRNAYVDQFPTEARVIKAAFWSSFIALAIGGTLGLVQALHRTDVFRFLESPDYYTVLTAHGVLLAISFTIFFLVGIFTWAVTTSLERGVEDIRFTWGWYAMMVVGTVLVGVTIFAGFLEEPPVVLGSELYADVLFTFYAPLQAHPLFYVGLVLFVVGSWLAGVDWFRTWWAWRSENPDERIPLPTFMVLTTTLFWYICTLGVAISILAFLLPWSLGIVDSVNPLLTRTLFWYFGHAVVYFWLMPTYILWYTMLPKFSGGKLFSDPLARVVFVLFLLLSTPLGIHHQYLDPGIAEGFKFIAMTNTMFLLLPSLLTAFTVVASMEHGARQRGGEGYVGWLTALPWRDPVFTGMALAGLMFAAAGFSGMINAGMNINYLVHNTWWVVGHFHLTVGTAVALTFMAAAYWFIPQLTGKELWNRSVALGQVLLWFIGMTFMSNAMHRSGLFGMPRRTAEPQYQGFEFEPAVGTVGEINAQVALGAVILTVSLALFLLNMVMTSFNETSDAIPDNTFAGTLSGPEDSPAILDNLALWTAIAVVLVIFAYTLPLASIVDSGGLFGSDIDGFQLGIETGRALVLESVREVLP, from the coding sequence ATGCGTAACGCCTACGTCGACCAGTTCCCGACCGAAGCGCGCGTGATCAAGGCGGCGTTCTGGAGCTCGTTCATCGCGCTGGCGATCGGCGGGACGCTCGGCCTCGTGCAGGCGCTCCACCGGACGGACGTCTTCCGGTTTCTCGAGTCGCCGGACTACTACACCGTCCTGACCGCCCACGGCGTCTTGCTGGCGATTTCGTTCACGATCTTCTTCCTCGTGGGGATCTTCACCTGGGCGGTGACGACCAGCCTCGAGCGCGGCGTCGAGGACATTCGCTTCACGTGGGGCTGGTACGCCATGATGGTGGTCGGAACGGTGCTGGTCGGCGTCACGATCTTCGCCGGATTCCTCGAGGAGCCGCCCGTGGTACTCGGCTCGGAACTGTACGCGGACGTCCTCTTTACGTTCTACGCGCCGCTGCAGGCACATCCCCTCTTCTACGTCGGGCTGGTGCTGTTCGTCGTCGGCTCCTGGCTCGCCGGGGTCGACTGGTTCCGGACGTGGTGGGCCTGGCGGAGCGAGAACCCCGACGAACGGATCCCGCTCCCGACGTTCATGGTGTTGACGACGACGCTGTTCTGGTACATCTGTACGCTCGGCGTCGCGATTTCGATCCTCGCCTTCTTGCTGCCGTGGTCGCTGGGGATCGTCGACTCCGTCAATCCGCTGTTGACCAGAACGCTGTTCTGGTACTTCGGCCACGCCGTCGTCTACTTCTGGCTCATGCCGACGTACATCCTGTGGTACACGATGTTGCCGAAGTTCTCCGGCGGCAAACTGTTCAGCGACCCGCTCGCACGCGTCGTCTTCGTGCTATTCCTGTTGCTCTCGACGCCGCTGGGCATTCACCACCAGTATCTGGATCCGGGCATCGCTGAAGGGTTCAAGTTCATCGCGATGACGAACACGATGTTCCTCCTCCTGCCGAGCCTGCTCACCGCCTTTACCGTCGTCGCCAGCATGGAACACGGCGCGCGCCAGCGCGGCGGCGAGGGCTACGTCGGCTGGCTCACCGCGCTACCCTGGCGCGATCCGGTCTTCACCGGCATGGCGCTCGCGGGGCTGATGTTCGCCGCGGCCGGCTTCTCCGGCATGATCAACGCGGGGATGAACATCAACTACCTCGTCCACAACACGTGGTGGGTCGTCGGCCACTTCCACCTGACCGTCGGCACCGCCGTCGCGCTGACCTTCATGGCGGCCGCCTACTGGTTCATTCCGCAGCTGACCGGCAAGGAACTCTGGAACCGATCGGTCGCGCTGGGGCAGGTACTGCTCTGGTTTATCGGAATGACGTTCATGTCGAACGCGATGCACCGATCCGGACTGTTCGGGATGCCCCGCCGGACCGCCGAACCGCAGTACCAGGGCTTCGAGTTCGAGCCCGCCGTGGGCACCGTCGGCGAGATCAACGCGCAGGTCGCCCTCGGCGCGGTGATACTGACCGTGTCGCTGGCCCTGTTCCTCCTGAACATGGTCATGACCTCGTTCAACGAGACCAGCGACGCGATCCCCGACAACACCTTCGCCGGCACGCTCTCGGGCCCCGAGGACTCGCCGGCCATCCTCGACAACCTCGCGCTCTGGACCGCGATCGCCGTCGTCCTCGTGATCTTCGCGTACACGCTCCCGCTGGCGAGCATCGTCGACTCGGGCGGTCTGTTCGGCTCCGATATCGACGGCTTCCAGCTCGGTATCGAGACCGGTCGCGCGCTCGTCCTCGAGTCCGTCCGCGAGGTGCTCCCCTAG